A window from Osmia lignaria lignaria isolate PbOS001 chromosome 8, iyOsmLign1, whole genome shotgun sequence encodes these proteins:
- the LOC117606724 gene encoding uncharacterized protein LOC117606724 isoform X2 — MSDGVDAGGGENEVDSHSCSQTDVGESSNQREEENLDPDNEAALNTNYDSSDGAVPAFRCERCENYETINKTAFCAHQDQCLASAEPGESAENIEAAENDGDGEESHPGIRSHRKMFECDVCNMQFSNGANMRRHKMRHTGVKPYECRVCQKRFFRKDHLAEHFTTHSKTLPYHCPICNRGFQRQIAMRAHFQNEHVGQHDMVKSCPLCNYRAATMKCLRLHFFNRHGIDLDNPGPNSSSSLMNSCTPGEAMPSAPLSDSGDSTGNRSADNATPPMHFLTPHIEISIPYPEQTPNQRNPSPAPLNGDSPNSPQSADSNSNAPSSSHHQLPINSSGIHRSLGGNEDTITPSISLIPIKQEPNSNGTEENGATSSNLPLPSLIKVSPLKSLLRDDLRRKLSSGSGNNNNNNNNGNNTSNSNSHSRGEPPSSTRPDQRSNGLQCAHCKITFPDQTLYFLHKGCHSESNPWKCNICGEQCCNLYQFNSHLLSKSHQ; from the exons ATGTCAGATGGGGTTGATGCTGGCGGCGGGGAAAACGAGGTAGATTCCCATTCCTGTTCTCAAACTGATGTTGGAGAGTCATCGAATcaaagagaagaggaaaatttaGACCCAGATAATGAAGCAGCCCTAAACACCAATTACGATAGCAGTGATGGTGCTGTGCCTGCTTTTAG GTGTGAAAGGTGTGAAAACTATGAGACTATAAATAAAACAGCATTTTGTGCTCATCAAGATCAATGTTTGGCTAGTGCCGAGCCAGGGGAAAGTGCGGAAAATATTGAGGCTGCTGAAAATGATGGAGATGGAGAAGAAAGTCATCCTGGTATTCGTTCTCATAGAAAAATGTTTGAATGTGATGTTTGCAATATGCAATTTTCAAATGGAGCTAACATGAGGCGGCACaaa atgagACATACTGGTGTAAAGCCATATGAATGTCGTGTGTGCCAAAAAAGATTTTTTCGAAAGGATCACCTGGCAGAACATTTTACAACTCACTCTAAAACTCTGCCATATCATTGTCCAATTTGTAACCGAGGTTTCCAAAGACAAATTGCAATGAGAGCCCATTTTCAGAATGAACATGTTGGCCAACATGACATGGTTAAATCTTGCCCTTTGTGCAATTATCGTGCAGCAACTATGAAGTGCCTCAGGTTACACTTTTTTAATAG ACATGGAATAGATTTAGATAATCCAGGACCAAACAGTTCAAGTTCATTAATGAACAGTTGTACTCCGGGAGAAGCTATGCCTTCTGCTCCTCTTTCAGATAGTGGAGATAGTACTGGAAATCGTTCGGCAGATAATGCAACTCCGCCAATGCATTTCCTGACACCTCACATAGAGATATCAATTCCTTATCCAGAACAAACTCCGAACCAACGAAATCCAAGTCCTGCTCCCCTGAACGGAGATAGCCCAAATAGCCCTCAAAGTGCAGATAGTAACAGTAATGCACCAAGTAGTAGTCATCATCAGTTACCTATTAACAGTAGTGGCATCCACAG aagtcTTGGTGGAAATGAAGACACAATTACACCTTCTATCTCACTAATTCCTATTAAGCAAGAACCAAACAGCAATGGAACTGAAGAAAATGGAGCAACATCTAGTAACCTTCCACTACCGTCTTTGATCAAAGTTTCTCCATTAAAGTCCCTTCTCCGAGATGATTTACGACGCAAACTTTCATCTGGTTCTggaaataataacaacaacaataataatg GTAATAACACTTCAAATTCAAATTCCCATTCAAGAGGAGAACCTCCTAGTTCAACAAGGCCCGATCAACGAAGCAATGGGCTTCAGTGTGCTCATTGTAAAATCACTTTCCCCGATCAAACATTGTATTTTCTGCATAAAGGGTGTCATAGTGAGAGTAATCCTTGGAAATGCAACATTTGTGGCGAACAATGTTGCAATTTGTACCAATTCAATTCACACCTATTAAGCAAAAGTCATcagtag
- the LOC117606724 gene encoding uncharacterized protein LOC117606724 isoform X1, with protein sequence MSDGVDAGGGENEVDSHSCSQTDVGESSNQREEENLDPDNEAALNTNYDSSDGAVPAFRSVIFMCERCENYETINKTAFCAHQDQCLASAEPGESAENIEAAENDGDGEESHPGIRSHRKMFECDVCNMQFSNGANMRRHKMRHTGVKPYECRVCQKRFFRKDHLAEHFTTHSKTLPYHCPICNRGFQRQIAMRAHFQNEHVGQHDMVKSCPLCNYRAATMKCLRLHFFNRHGIDLDNPGPNSSSSLMNSCTPGEAMPSAPLSDSGDSTGNRSADNATPPMHFLTPHIEISIPYPEQTPNQRNPSPAPLNGDSPNSPQSADSNSNAPSSSHHQLPINSSGIHRSLGGNEDTITPSISLIPIKQEPNSNGTEENGATSSNLPLPSLIKVSPLKSLLRDDLRRKLSSGSGNNNNNNNNGNNTSNSNSHSRGEPPSSTRPDQRSNGLQCAHCKITFPDQTLYFLHKGCHSESNPWKCNICGEQCCNLYQFNSHLLSKSHQ encoded by the exons ATGTCAGATGGGGTTGATGCTGGCGGCGGGGAAAACGAGGTAGATTCCCATTCCTGTTCTCAAACTGATGTTGGAGAGTCATCGAATcaaagagaagaggaaaatttaGACCCAGATAATGAAGCAGCCCTAAACACCAATTACGATAGCAGTGATGGTGCTGTGCCTGCTTTTAGGTCTGTCATCTTCAT GTGTGAAAGGTGTGAAAACTATGAGACTATAAATAAAACAGCATTTTGTGCTCATCAAGATCAATGTTTGGCTAGTGCCGAGCCAGGGGAAAGTGCGGAAAATATTGAGGCTGCTGAAAATGATGGAGATGGAGAAGAAAGTCATCCTGGTATTCGTTCTCATAGAAAAATGTTTGAATGTGATGTTTGCAATATGCAATTTTCAAATGGAGCTAACATGAGGCGGCACaaa atgagACATACTGGTGTAAAGCCATATGAATGTCGTGTGTGCCAAAAAAGATTTTTTCGAAAGGATCACCTGGCAGAACATTTTACAACTCACTCTAAAACTCTGCCATATCATTGTCCAATTTGTAACCGAGGTTTCCAAAGACAAATTGCAATGAGAGCCCATTTTCAGAATGAACATGTTGGCCAACATGACATGGTTAAATCTTGCCCTTTGTGCAATTATCGTGCAGCAACTATGAAGTGCCTCAGGTTACACTTTTTTAATAG ACATGGAATAGATTTAGATAATCCAGGACCAAACAGTTCAAGTTCATTAATGAACAGTTGTACTCCGGGAGAAGCTATGCCTTCTGCTCCTCTTTCAGATAGTGGAGATAGTACTGGAAATCGTTCGGCAGATAATGCAACTCCGCCAATGCATTTCCTGACACCTCACATAGAGATATCAATTCCTTATCCAGAACAAACTCCGAACCAACGAAATCCAAGTCCTGCTCCCCTGAACGGAGATAGCCCAAATAGCCCTCAAAGTGCAGATAGTAACAGTAATGCACCAAGTAGTAGTCATCATCAGTTACCTATTAACAGTAGTGGCATCCACAG aagtcTTGGTGGAAATGAAGACACAATTACACCTTCTATCTCACTAATTCCTATTAAGCAAGAACCAAACAGCAATGGAACTGAAGAAAATGGAGCAACATCTAGTAACCTTCCACTACCGTCTTTGATCAAAGTTTCTCCATTAAAGTCCCTTCTCCGAGATGATTTACGACGCAAACTTTCATCTGGTTCTggaaataataacaacaacaataataatg GTAATAACACTTCAAATTCAAATTCCCATTCAAGAGGAGAACCTCCTAGTTCAACAAGGCCCGATCAACGAAGCAATGGGCTTCAGTGTGCTCATTGTAAAATCACTTTCCCCGATCAAACATTGTATTTTCTGCATAAAGGGTGTCATAGTGAGAGTAATCCTTGGAAATGCAACATTTGTGGCGAACAATGTTGCAATTTGTACCAATTCAATTCACACCTATTAAGCAAAAGTCATcagtag